The DNA sequence CGCAATCGACTCACAAAGATTGCTCGTAGTGAAGGTGTTTCAGTTACTGATGAGGCTATCGATGCACTCAGCAGAATCGCAGATGGGGATCTCCGAAGGGCAATCAACGCGTTACAAGCGGTTGGAACCGCGGACGACGATCGAATCACCGAGTCGGACGTTGACGACACCCTGACCTCTGTTCGCCCAGATACTGTGAAGAACATGGTATATGCAGCGTTAGCTGGTGATTATGAGGAAGCGGTATCGAAGTTACACGAGTTGCTCTCCGAGGGCGTATCTGGCAAGGATATTCTCTTTGAAGCCCACAATGTCGCACACAACCTCGAGAACTTCGACGAATCGACTCTCCGTCTAATCAATCAAATCGGCGAGGCAGCATACCGGCTTGATGCAGGAGGTGATGCATCTGTTCAAATTTCGTCGGTGCTTGCAGACGTTGCTCAACAACAAAGTGATTAACCGAAATCGTGATCTTCGTTCCTGGTAGCAATATTAAAGACACTCCTGTCAGTTCGTGTTAGCATACTGGATTACATTCTATGGAAGGCGATTCACTCTCTCAGCGAAAGGCGCAACTGGACAAGGCCGAACGTGAACATCTCGAAGACATCGTCGAAGATCTCCGTGAACGCGTCGAGGGCAACGTCCGGTTCCAACTGACGCAGAAGGGTCTCGATGACGAGCCGGAGGATCTTGAATCGGTGAACGAGGATATGGAGCGGCTCGTCGAAGCAATCGAACTCGAAGTTGTGGACGGTCATACGTGGGACGAGGCGTTCGAACAGTACGTCACAGGTGTCGGGTATACCATCGTCAATCGCCTTGCAGCGCTGCGCTGTATGGAGGTACGTGACTTCGTCGGCGAGGAGGTCACCGTCTTCAAAGAGAATGGTCTGACGCCGGCTGCAGAGACGCTCGTCCACGAGGAATTCCTACTGGAAGATGAGGCCATCCTCGAAGCGTATCACAACGCCTGTGACGAGTTTGCCGAGGAAATCGAGATTCTCTTCGACCGTTCATCCGCTTACAGTCTTATCGATCCAGATGACGATACCTTCGAGGAACTCTGCGAGAAGCTCGACTCGGTCCCTGACGAGGTCTGGCGGGCCGACGACGTGCTCGGCTGGGTCTACGAATACTACAACGTCAAACTGCTCGACGACCTCCGGAGGAAAGGCGACCGCAAAGGCCTCGACCCTGAGGACGTTCCACCAGCGAACCAGTTCTATACACCTCACTGGGTTGTGCGGATGCTCACTGACAACTCGCTCGGTAAGCTCTACCTCGAACACACCGGCGAATTGCAAGGTGTCGTCAAGTCCCAGGAAGCGTTCTCTTCGGATGAGCGAAAGAATCGACCACTCTCTCCCGACAAGTCACCTGATGTCGCCGATTTTTGCACCTATCTCGTTCCCTCGGAGGAAGAAGGAGAATCGACCGACTTCGAGCACCCGGAGGAGCTTCGCGTCATCGACCCTGCCTGTGGGAGCGGGCACTTCCTGCTGTATGCGTTCGACGTGCTGGAGCGTATCTGGCGTGCCGAGACGGACCTCTCTGCGGAGGAGATTCCGCGGAAGATTCTCCAGCAAAATCTCTACGGCGTCGATCTGGATATGCGGGCCTGCCAGCTCGCGGCGTTCAATCTGTATCTGAAGGGCCGGACCCGCACAGAGGCGGAAGGTACTGAGGGTTTCGACATGCCTGAAGTTGGTATCGTCTGTGCGGACGCGAAGGTGGCCGATGTCGACGGTGTCGAGGCAGTGTTCGACGAGGTGGCCGGCGACAACCCGAAGGTTGAGGGCGCCCTCCGCCGAATCCTCGACGCTTTCGAGGAAGTCCACGGGCTCGGGAGCCTGCTTGACGTTCGCGGGACGCTCGGTGACCTATTTGAGGACGACAGCGATACGGAAGGCGTTCAGATCACGCTCGACGACGATCCGACAGTAGACCACACGCTCGGACAGGTGCTCCACAGTCTGCGGGAGGCCGTCGAAGAACACCGAGACTCGGACTCGTTCCTAGCACAGGATCTTCGGAGCTTCGTCCGGCTACTGGATATCCTGGCACAGGACTACGACGTGGCACTGATGAACCCGCCGTATGGTGCACAGAACCGTATGCCGGACGTCGTGCAGTCCTACGTCCGGTCAAAGTTCGACTACCCACCCGAGTTCTACGTCAACTTCTTCGAAGTCGGGAGCCGGATCGTTCACGACTCCGGTCGCGTCGGGATGCTCATCCCGCACAGTTTCATGTTCAAGAATACCTTCCAGGAGTTCCGGGAGGACTTCGTCGGAGAACAGGGAGGCTTCGACTTCTTGGCGGAGTTCGGGTACGGTATACTGGACAATGCAATGGTAGGAACCGTGGGGACCGTCGTGCGAGTCGGTGACAACGAGAGCACCCAGGGGTCCTTCATTCGGTTGCACGATGTCGATAGCTACCAGAAGGAACGAGTGTTCCGAGAGACGGTGTTCGAACAGAGCTCGGAAAACGACGTGAAGCGGGTGTTCCACGTTCCCTACGACGAGTTCAAGCACATCCCTCGGACGCCGCTGTGTTACTCCACGCCAGAAGCAATACGACGGCTACACGATACGGAAACGAAGCTGGATCCGGACGCTGCCCGAGTGGAGGGTACCAGTCTGGGGACGGCTGCGAAGGGGATGGATACGAACGATAATGATCGGTTTATCCGGTACCATTGGGAGGTCGATGGTGACGACCGGTACATCCCGTACGCGAAAGGTGGAACCGACGCCTGGGTGCTTCCGCGTATCTCCACGAGCCTGAATTGGGCCTTCGATGGTGACGAACTTCGTCGTGCAGGAGCTGCCCTGAAGAACGAGGAACAGTTCGGAAAAGCGGGGTTGACGTGGACGTACGTTAAACGAACGGGCCGTCGGTTCGGCTACTTCCCACCGGGTGGATCGTTCGACGGCACGGGCTGTATGTTCTTCACCGATGCTGTCTCGGACTGGGTACTCATGGCGATTCTCAACTCAAACCTGTACCACGCGTTATTCCTGTCCCTCACCGTCGAACGTCATTGGCAAGTGGGGGATGTTGGGCGGATGCCCTGGGTGGAAGACCTCGCCGAACAAGATCAGCTCGCAGAACTAGCCCAGGAGCAGTTCAGGCTGCAATTGGAGAACGAATCCCGAAAGCCGACGAGTCCTCACTACATTGGGCCAAGACTTCTCCCGAAAACGTATCCGGCTGACTCGGTGTACGAGCATGCTCATGTCGACCATATAACCGAAATCGTGGAGACAGAGATGACCGGCGATGCAGCAAATATGAGTATCACGAGCAGGGTTGCGCAGGTGGAGCGGGAGCGGCTTCGTCGTCGGTCCCGGCTGGAGGAACTCTCCGGGGCGATCGACGAGCACGTGTTCGAAACAGTCGGTGTCTCGCCGGAAACGGAAGCACGGGTTCGCCAAGAGATATTCCTCCGGACGTCGGAATCCCCGGAGGATCGTGAGATCCCAGACCCAGAATCAGTCCCAGAAGTCCCGGACAACGTCGATCGACACGTCAAAGACCTCGTCCATCACTTCGCGATGGAAGTCGTCCGTGCAGAACCAGACGGCATCATCCCACTCCATTCCACCGGCGGCAAAGCCGATATACTCGACCGAATTATCGACCGCTTCCAGGAGGCTTACGGCAAGCACGCATCAGACCGGCTCGCCGAAGTCGACGAGTGTCTCGGTGCAACGGCCGCCGCCGAGGAGGCCTATCCCAATCTCCGGGCGTTCGTCGAGGAGCATCTCTTTGACTATCACGTCGACAAGATGGAGAGTACGCCGATTCTCTGGAAGCTCACCAGTGAACGCCTCATCGCCGACTCGGCGGGCGAGGGGTTCGCGTGCTTCGTTGACTACCATAGCCTCGATTCGGGACTCCTAGACCGGCTCGCCACTCAGTACCTCGAACCCAGAAAGGCCGAACTCCGAGAACGCCGGAGCGCCGCGAACCGCCGTCGGAGTGACCAGTCCCTCTCAACGAGTGAACAGGCGGAAGCCGCCGAGCAGTACGAGCGCTGTGCGAGCGGACTCAACCAGATCAGCGTCTTCGAGGACGTGCTTCAGGATCTGGGCAGCACCACCGAACGTGACTTCGGCGACGAGGACCGACAACTCGTTGAGGAACTTGCTCCGAAGGTCGCCACCTTCCGCGAGGAAACCCGAGAGCGCGTGGAGACGCTGGCGGACCTACGCGAGCGTAACAGTGAAGAGTGGTTTCAGGACACCTTCTCGGACAACTTCTGGAATGCCGTCGACGAGTGGCGATATGAGTGGAACGACGCCCTCAGCGAACTCGAACGCGCTTGTGAGGAGTACGTCAATCCGTCTGATGAGTCAGTCGAGGCACACCTAGCGGACCTGTTCGAGTATTTTAATGACCGACTCAAGGGATCGGACCACTACTCCAGCACGGGCATCCTGTTCATGACCTACTACTTCGAGCGGGAAGGAGCCGAACTGCTTGACGATGACGGGCAACCGTTCGAGAATCTGAAAGACGAAGAGCGCTTGCTTGCCTCGCTCGCGACCAGTCTTGATGACCCCTCAGTCGTCGACATGGAGTTCCTCGAAGCGATAGCCGACGAAGAGGGCGTCGAGAACGTCGACAATCTCCTTCCACTGGCAGAGTTCAAAGCATTGGCAGAGGAAATCGGCGACCGCTGCCAGACCATCGACAAACGAATTCCCTCCAATTGGACCGACCGCGCACTCTCAGAAATAACGACTGAAGGGTACCAACCGAACCACAAGCACGGTGTCGAAATCAATATCGCACCCCTCGCAGAGGCCGATATCGTCCCGAAGACGGTGGAGGATGACGTTCTCTAAGTATGCCAGCGACGAACACCCTCCCACAGTGCGCCCACGAGGCGATCGAGAGCGCTATCGACGATGCGGCCGACGAGGACCCAGTCATCCTCTGGTGGGACGACGGCGGCTACCTCCGAGACATCGTTGAACATGCGAGCACCCAACTCCGCTGTGAGTTCCGTGCCGCCGAGCAGACGCCGTTAGAGCTCCGTGCGGACGCACCACGCAACCGAACCGTCTGGTACGTACCCCAGCCCAGCAGCGGCGACGTCGACTGGTTCAAGGACGTCGAACACACCGGTGGTGTCGTCGAGCAACACATCGGTAAGCTAGCTGCACGCTGCTTCGAAAACGAACGCCTCCAAGCGGCAACGATTCGTACCGCATACAAGGATGCTGAGGACCGCGAGAAGGTAGCCCAAACGCTCTACAAGGAACTCAACGGCGAGGGTGGTCTCCCGTCACTCCAGGGTCTCCAGACAAAGATCGTGCTGGACGGCCACGACGATCCCGTGCAGTTCGTCCTCGAACACGGGACGCGAAACCTCCCGGATGGCGACGAACTCCTGAAGATTCGTGACTTACTGGTCGACAATGGCGTCAAGGCCGTCGAGGGCGAGTCCGACGTACGAACCATCGTCGAACGAACACGCCGCTGGGCAGTCGCTGAGTGGCTCGTCGACGAAGGACTGGAGAAGTCGCTGCTTCCGCGGGAGTACCAGCCCGAACCAAGCACGGGATTCGGTGTGTCCAGACCCGAACTTCGGTCGATGCTGAGCAAGACCGCACAGAAGCGTGAACTGGCGAACGTCTACCTCGATCCGGACCAGCGGTTCTGGCACGACGTCCTCCGCACCTACGACGAGCCGTGGAAGCTCGTCGATTGTCCGGTCGACGCCTCTCTCGAACACCGACTCTGGGACGAGTGGACCCAGTCGTTCAACAGCGGAGAGTACGAGACGTGTGTCACCCAGGCGAAGCAGCGTCACGACCGCCTCGAGTCAACCTACGGCGACGTTCCGTGGACGAACGTCTGGGAGCAGGCCATCGACGTGGCCACCCTCGCGAACGAACTCGCGACCTGGGAAGAGCGTGGCGACACCAGTGACGTCGTCGATCTCTACGGCGATGTCGATGGGGGGACCTGGCAGATCGACAACGCCGTCTTCAATCTCATCGTCTCTGGCCAACCGGAGACCGGGCTCCCCGAGGAGCATCCGGCGACGGCGACGCTCGACGGCCTTCGTTCCTCGTTGACCAAATCGCGGTACCTCGAGTACCTCACTGACCTCGGTGACCTTGTCGTCGACCAGATCAAAGCTGGCTCACCCTTCGTCGGTGAGAAGCACGCTCACCAGTTCTTCGCCGAGGAGCAGGAGCACCTCCAGAGCGGCCAGAGTGTCGCACTGTTCATCGTCGACGCGCTGCGGTTCGACCTCGCCCACGAACTCGCCGACTCGATCCGTCGCGAACTTCCCCAGCTCGAAGTCGACGAGAGCACGTGGGTTGGCACGCTCCCATCCGATACCGAATTCGGAAAGGCCGCGCTCACGCCCGGCAGTAAGTTCAGTTTCAACATCGAACTCCAGGACGGCGAGCTCGTTCCCGAGCGCAACGACCGCAAGATCACGAACCACCGTCGCCAGACCCTCCTCGAGAACGACGGCTGGAGCTACATCATGCAGGACGCCGAGGACGAGGTGGGCTGGAGCAACACCCGCGTCGCCTACTACTGGAACGACATCGACGAGACGGGTGAGAAGGAGCTGACGAATTTCGAGGAGCTGTTTAGCGACCGCATCGAAGCGATCTCAAGCATCATCTGTGAGAAGCTGGACAAGGGTGAGTGGGACCGTGCGTACATCCTCTCGGACCACGGCTTCGTCTCATTGCCGAAGCACGTCGATATCGACGATCTCCACCCGCCGGACAACGCCGAACAGGTGACCCGACGATGGGTTGCTGGAACAGATCTCGATGATGACGCACCAGGCGTCTTGCTCGACGAGGACACCCACCTGGGGTACCTCGACGACGATGCGAAAGTCAGTATCCTCGCCGATCCGATCCAGCGCTTCCGCAACCAGGGCCTCCCTGACGCGCGGTTCTACCACGGAGGCGTTCTCCCGCAGGAGTTCGTGCTGAACTTCGTCACTATCACGCAGGAGTAGCGGTCTCACCCTTTCTTCGCGAAGATTGATAAGACCAGATTCGGTCATAATAGGTATCCATCGTCCTATGTCAGTCGGCATTCACGCACACCAGAAGCGCAGCATAGTCACGTCCAAACCATCGCTTCCAGATTATGAGTCGGAACACCGGTCACGTTGATGGCGAATTGGCTGAATTCGCAGTTGCTGCAGATCTCGTTAGGAACGATTGTCGAGTCTCGTACACCCACGGCCAGTACAAATACGACTTGGTCGCAGACAAAGACGACGAACTCCTGCGAGTGCAGGTCAAGAAGGCCAACCAGATGAACAAGAAATCCTGGAAATACCGGATATTCACAGACCGATACGAGGCGGGTCAAGTCGACATATTTGCTGGCTACGTCGTTCAGGAGGACAAAGTATTCTATGCAACCTTCGATGAGGTCGGCCAAAACGAGTTCAGAGTGAATGCGAAAGGTAGAGACGAAATGACGGAGCACAATGCGAGTATCGCGAACATCCTTGACGACTATACTTTCGCTCAAGCACTTTCGAACCTGCATGACCACACTGTGACCCCGGACGCAGAAGACACGGGACAGAATCCAGACTCGACCTAACGATATGGACTCACTCAACCCAGGAGACACGATTCTGCTCAACGACAACCCCGCCGAGGTCATCAAGACGTACTCTGTTGGCGACCTTGAGTACCTGCGAGCCTACGTCGAGGATGTCGGCGTTAAAACCGTCTGTATCGACGACGTGGAGATCGAGCGGAAGCAAGACCAGCTCGGGGCGCTCGAACCGGCGACAGCCACCCAGCTACATCCAGACCACGAATCAGTCTCTGCAGAGTGGTTCGACCTCCGGTCACAGGCGCTCCAGCTCCAGATCGCCCACGAGCAAGGACAACTACTGAGCATCTCGAACTCTCTGGTCCGCCTCGAACCGTACCAGCTCGCCTGCGTGAACTGGGTGATGCAGAAGCTCCGACAGCGAGCGCTCATCGCCGACGACGTCGGGCTGGGGAAAACCATCGAGGCGGGGCTCATCCTCAAAGAGCTCACAGCACGCAACCGCGCCGACCGCGTCCTGTTTGTCGTCCCCGCCCATCTCCAGAAGAAGTGGATCCGCGATATGGACCGCTTCTTCGACATCAGCCTCACACCAGCGGATCGGCAGTGGGTCGAAGGTGAACGCCGTCGTCTCGGCGAGGAGGCGAACATCTGGGACCAAGACCACCAGCAGCTGGTCACGAGTATGGCGTTCCTCCGTCAGGAAGAGTTCCGCGAGGAACTCGACGACGCGTTCTGGGACGTCGTGGTCGTCGACGAGGCACACAAGGCAGCCAAGCGTGGCGAGTCTCCGAGCAAGACGTCGAAGATGGTCGAGCGTGTCGCCGACAATTCCGACTCGCTGCTCCTGCTGAGTGCGACGCCACACGACGGGAAGGGCGAGGCGTTCCGCTCGCTCATCGAGTACATCGACCCCTTCCTCGTCGCCGAGGACCAAGACCTCTCAAAAGAGGCGGTCGACCGCGTGATGATGCGCCGCGGGAAGCAGACCATCTACGACGACGATGGCGAGCGCATCTTCCCGAATCGAGAGGTCGGAACCGTCCCGGTCGAGATGACTCACGAAGAGCGCCAGTTCTACCGTGCGGTCACGGATTACGTCAAGAACGTCTACAACCGATCTGAGCAGCTCAACGAGCCTGCTGTGGGCTTCGCGATGGCGCTGATGCAGAAGCGCCTCGTCAGCAGTATCGGAGCGATCAAGGCGACGCTCAGCCGCCGACTCGCGAACCTCGTGGACCAGCAGACGACGGCGACATCCTTGTCCGAAGAGGCCTCCGCCTATCTCGAGGGAGAGGACCTTGACGAGCAGGACCAGCAGAAGGCCGAAGAAGAGCTCGCAGGGCTCACGATCACCGAGAGCGACGCCCAACTCGAAGAGGAAATCGAGACGCTCAGAGACCTCGTCTCGCTCGCAGAGGGCATCCCTGTCGACTCGAAGGCCCAGAAGGTTCGACGGTACATCCAGCAACTGCTCGAAGAACAGCCCAACGAGAAGGTGCTGCTGTTCACGGAGTACCGCGACACGCTCGACTACATCCTCGAACTGGTGAAGGACGAGCCATGGGCCGACGAGATCCTCGTCATCCACGGTGGCGTCGACAAGGAAGACCGTGCTCGCATCGAGGACGAGTTCAACCACGGCCAGTCCCGGTTGCTCTTCGCGACCGACGCAGCGAGCGAGGGGATCGACCTCCAGCATAGCTGCCATATCATGGTAAACTACGAGCTGCCGTGGAACCCAAACCGCCTCGAACAGCGCATCGGTCGCCTCCACCGCTACGGCCAGGAGAAAGAGGTCAAAGTGTGGAACTTCTCGTTCGAGGACACCCGCGAGAGCGAGGTGTTCGAGATGCTCCAGGAGAAGGTCGAGAACATCCGCGGCCAGCTGGGGAATACTGCCGACGTGCTAGGGATGCTCGACGACATTAACGTCGACTCGCTCATCATGGAGTCCATCCGGAACGACGAGCCAGCGAGTGCGACCAAGGAGGAACTCGAAGAGCTCATCAACGAGCGACAGAGGACGCTCGCGGAGTGGTACGAACGCAGTCTCATCGACACCAGCACGTTCGACGAGGAGAGCCGCCGGAAGATCCAGGAGGTGATGGACCAGTCCGAGGACGTCTATGGGAGTGAAGCCGACATTCGACAGTTCTTCGAGTTGGGAATCTCCGCGCTCGGTGGAAACGTCGAAAAGGCCGGAAACAACCTGTTCCGTGCAGAACTGCCCGACTCGCTTCGACGCTCGCGTGACGGTGAGCCGTACGGACCGTTCACGTTCAACCGTGAGTTCGCGATGGACCACGACGGGATCGAGTACATCTCTCCCGATGCAGACCTCGTCCAAGAGCTGATGCAGCGAGTGCTCGACAGCGATCAGGGTGCGGTGGGCCTTAAGCTGCTCCCGTTCGTCGACGAGCCGGGAATCACCTACAACTACCGCGTCAGATTCGAGGACGGGACGGGCGAGGTCATCCGTGAAGAGATACTCCCCGTATTCGTCGATGCAACGCATCGTGACCCTCAGCAGCGCCTGGGCCAACGAATCATCGAGGGAGACACGATCAAGGGCTCCCCGGATGGCGACCGTGTGCGAACGCTCCTTGAGCACCAGCGCG is a window from the Halogeometricum sp. S3BR5-2 genome containing:
- the pglX gene encoding BREX-5 system adenine-specific DNA-methyltransferase PglX, which codes for MEGDSLSQRKAQLDKAEREHLEDIVEDLRERVEGNVRFQLTQKGLDDEPEDLESVNEDMERLVEAIELEVVDGHTWDEAFEQYVTGVGYTIVNRLAALRCMEVRDFVGEEVTVFKENGLTPAAETLVHEEFLLEDEAILEAYHNACDEFAEEIEILFDRSSAYSLIDPDDDTFEELCEKLDSVPDEVWRADDVLGWVYEYYNVKLLDDLRRKGDRKGLDPEDVPPANQFYTPHWVVRMLTDNSLGKLYLEHTGELQGVVKSQEAFSSDERKNRPLSPDKSPDVADFCTYLVPSEEEGESTDFEHPEELRVIDPACGSGHFLLYAFDVLERIWRAETDLSAEEIPRKILQQNLYGVDLDMRACQLAAFNLYLKGRTRTEAEGTEGFDMPEVGIVCADAKVADVDGVEAVFDEVAGDNPKVEGALRRILDAFEEVHGLGSLLDVRGTLGDLFEDDSDTEGVQITLDDDPTVDHTLGQVLHSLREAVEEHRDSDSFLAQDLRSFVRLLDILAQDYDVALMNPPYGAQNRMPDVVQSYVRSKFDYPPEFYVNFFEVGSRIVHDSGRVGMLIPHSFMFKNTFQEFREDFVGEQGGFDFLAEFGYGILDNAMVGTVGTVVRVGDNESTQGSFIRLHDVDSYQKERVFRETVFEQSSENDVKRVFHVPYDEFKHIPRTPLCYSTPEAIRRLHDTETKLDPDAARVEGTSLGTAAKGMDTNDNDRFIRYHWEVDGDDRYIPYAKGGTDAWVLPRISTSLNWAFDGDELRRAGAALKNEEQFGKAGLTWTYVKRTGRRFGYFPPGGSFDGTGCMFFTDAVSDWVLMAILNSNLYHALFLSLTVERHWQVGDVGRMPWVEDLAEQDQLAELAQEQFRLQLENESRKPTSPHYIGPRLLPKTYPADSVYEHAHVDHITEIVETEMTGDAANMSITSRVAQVERERLRRRSRLEELSGAIDEHVFETVGVSPETEARVRQEIFLRTSESPEDREIPDPESVPEVPDNVDRHVKDLVHHFAMEVVRAEPDGIIPLHSTGGKADILDRIIDRFQEAYGKHASDRLAEVDECLGATAAAEEAYPNLRAFVEEHLFDYHVDKMESTPILWKLTSERLIADSAGEGFACFVDYHSLDSGLLDRLATQYLEPRKAELRERRSAANRRRSDQSLSTSEQAEAAEQYERCASGLNQISVFEDVLQDLGSTTERDFGDEDRQLVEELAPKVATFREETRERVETLADLRERNSEEWFQDTFSDNFWNAVDEWRYEWNDALSELERACEEYVNPSDESVEAHLADLFEYFNDRLKGSDHYSSTGILFMTYYFEREGAELLDDDGQPFENLKDEERLLASLATSLDDPSVVDMEFLEAIADEEGVENVDNLLPLAEFKALAEEIGDRCQTIDKRIPSNWTDRALSEITTEGYQPNHKHGVEINIAPLAEADIVPKTVEDDVL
- a CDS encoding helicase-related protein; translated protein: MDSLNPGDTILLNDNPAEVIKTYSVGDLEYLRAYVEDVGVKTVCIDDVEIERKQDQLGALEPATATQLHPDHESVSAEWFDLRSQALQLQIAHEQGQLLSISNSLVRLEPYQLACVNWVMQKLRQRALIADDVGLGKTIEAGLILKELTARNRADRVLFVVPAHLQKKWIRDMDRFFDISLTPADRQWVEGERRRLGEEANIWDQDHQQLVTSMAFLRQEEFREELDDAFWDVVVVDEAHKAAKRGESPSKTSKMVERVADNSDSLLLLSATPHDGKGEAFRSLIEYIDPFLVAEDQDLSKEAVDRVMMRRGKQTIYDDDGERIFPNREVGTVPVEMTHEERQFYRAVTDYVKNVYNRSEQLNEPAVGFAMALMQKRLVSSIGAIKATLSRRLANLVDQQTTATSLSEEASAYLEGEDLDEQDQQKAEEELAGLTITESDAQLEEEIETLRDLVSLAEGIPVDSKAQKVRRYIQQLLEEQPNEKVLLFTEYRDTLDYILELVKDEPWADEILVIHGGVDKEDRARIEDEFNHGQSRLLFATDAASEGIDLQHSCHIMVNYELPWNPNRLEQRIGRLHRYGQEKEVKVWNFSFEDTRESEVFEMLQEKVENIRGQLGNTADVLGMLDDINVDSLIMESIRNDEPASATKEELEELINERQRTLAEWYERSLIDTSTFDEESRRKIQEVMDQSEDVYGSEADIRQFFELGISALGGNVEKAGNNLFRAELPDSLRRSRDGEPYGPFTFNREFAMDHDGIEYISPDADLVQELMQRVLDSDQGAVGLKLLPFVDEPGITYNYRVRFEDGTGEVIREEILPVFVDATHRDPQQRLGQRIIEGDTIKGSPDGDRVRTLLEHQREMRSSADRYVSQRVESRRDKLQQRRREETQQELDDLETYAEAERERIETFIADYERKAEAGSDMDIAIRRQRDRLSKLEERIEKRQNELQRKAQVISLAPDVENICLALPI
- a CDS encoding group I intron-associated PD-(D/E)XK endonuclease, with amino-acid sequence MSRNTGHVDGELAEFAVAADLVRNDCRVSYTHGQYKYDLVADKDDELLRVQVKKANQMNKKSWKYRIFTDRYEAGQVDIFAGYVVQEDKVFYATFDEVGQNEFRVNAKGRDEMTEHNASIANILDDYTFAQALSNLHDHTVTPDAEDTGQNPDST
- the pglZ gene encoding BREX-5 system phosphatase PglZ, with amino-acid sequence MPATNTLPQCAHEAIESAIDDAADEDPVILWWDDGGYLRDIVEHASTQLRCEFRAAEQTPLELRADAPRNRTVWYVPQPSSGDVDWFKDVEHTGGVVEQHIGKLAARCFENERLQAATIRTAYKDAEDREKVAQTLYKELNGEGGLPSLQGLQTKIVLDGHDDPVQFVLEHGTRNLPDGDELLKIRDLLVDNGVKAVEGESDVRTIVERTRRWAVAEWLVDEGLEKSLLPREYQPEPSTGFGVSRPELRSMLSKTAQKRELANVYLDPDQRFWHDVLRTYDEPWKLVDCPVDASLEHRLWDEWTQSFNSGEYETCVTQAKQRHDRLESTYGDVPWTNVWEQAIDVATLANELATWEERGDTSDVVDLYGDVDGGTWQIDNAVFNLIVSGQPETGLPEEHPATATLDGLRSSLTKSRYLEYLTDLGDLVVDQIKAGSPFVGEKHAHQFFAEEQEHLQSGQSVALFIVDALRFDLAHELADSIRRELPQLEVDESTWVGTLPSDTEFGKAALTPGSKFSFNIELQDGELVPERNDRKITNHRRQTLLENDGWSYIMQDAEDEVGWSNTRVAYYWNDIDETGEKELTNFEELFSDRIEAISSIICEKLDKGEWDRAYILSDHGFVSLPKHVDIDDLHPPDNAEQVTRRWVAGTDLDDDAPGVLLDEDTHLGYLDDDAKVSILADPIQRFRNQGLPDARFYHGGVLPQEFVLNFVTITQE